The proteins below come from a single Chelmon rostratus isolate fCheRos1 chromosome 10, fCheRos1.pri, whole genome shotgun sequence genomic window:
- the bhlhe23 gene encoding class E basic helix-loop-helix protein 23 produces the protein MNVSEENLLKSISNDALLDLTQRYGQSAFGFGAGHGAGSPGRFPLTPATDFLSGQTAKSNESGGEHTSDDEDGFDTLESRKRGSSFGDDKPGGPLAKKSKEQRSLRLSINARERRRMHDLNDALDGLRSVIPYAHSPSVRKLSKIATLLLAKNYILMQAQALEEMRRLVAYLNQGQTITSPIPTALAPFGQAAVYPFSGSALATCAEKCTTYSGTPSSLFKHCNDKP, from the coding sequence atgaatgtcaGCGAAGAGAACCTGCTCAAGTCCATCAGCAACGACGCGCTCCTCGACCTGACGCAGCGCTACGGCCAATCAGCCTTCGGGTTCGGCGCTGGCCATGGTGCTGGAAGTCCCGGCCGCTTTCCGCTCACACCGGCCACCGACTTCCTCTCCGGGCAGACCGCGAAGTCCAACGAGAGCGGCGGGGAGCACACGAGCGACGACGAGGACGGCTTCGACACGCTTGAGTCCCGGAAGAGGGGCTCGTCGTTTGGGGACGACAAGCCCGGGGGCCCCCTCGCCAAGAAGTCCAAGGAGCAGCGCTCCCTGCGGCTCAGCATCAACGCccgggagaggaggaggatgcacGACCTGAACGACGCGCTGGACGGCCTGCGCTCTGTTATCCCCTACGCCCACAGCCCCTCGGTGAGAAAACTCTCCAAAATAGCCACTCTCCTCCTGGCCAAGAACTACATCCTCATGCAGGCTCAGGCCCTGGAGGAGATGAGGCGGCTGGTGGCGTATCTGAACCAGGGACAGACCATAACCTCACCAATCCCTACCGCCCTGGCGCCCTTTGGACAGGCTGCCGTCTACCCGTTCTCGGGCTCTGCACTCGCCACCTGTGCCGAGAAGTGCACCACTTATTCCGGGACACCGTCGAGTCTCTTCAAACACTGCAACGACAAGCCTTGA